In one Nicotiana sylvestris chromosome 8, ASM39365v2, whole genome shotgun sequence genomic region, the following are encoded:
- the LOC104230457 gene encoding agamous-like MADS-box protein AGL61 — translation MDGKKTRGRQKIPMKKIESEDDRYATFSKRRSGLYKKASELVKLCNVDVGIVLFSPTGKPFSFFHPTSEAIIDRFLNPNMQLSESTSLVATHARNKVNQLNNRKKVFDNIKEVASAQSLMLDNMKENGQRYWWESIEQFNADEVTKFEAWLSTTVFNMNNRLEQLENEA, via the coding sequence ATGGACGGTAAGAAGACTAGAGGACGACAAAAGATTccaatgaaaaagatagaaagtGAAGATGACCGCTATGCGACATTTTCAAAGCGCCGTTCAGGTCTATATAAAAAGGCCAGCGAACTTGTTAAGCTATGCAATGTTGATGTTGGAATTGTACTCTTTTCCCCTACCGGTaagcctttctcattttttcATCCTACGTCTGAAGCGATTATTGATCGCTTTTTAAATCCTAATATGCAATTAAGTGAAAGCACTAGCCTAGTTGCGACTCATGCACGAAACAAGGTGAATCAACTCAACAATAGGAAGAAAGTGTTTGACAACATAAAAGAAGTTGCAAGTGCTCAGTCTCTTATGCTTGACAACATGAAAGAAAACGGCCAAAGATACTGGTGGGAGTCAATTGAGCAGTTTAATGCCGATGAAGTAACAAAGTTTGAAGCTTGGTTGAGTACAACTGTTTTTAACATGAATAATCGTTTGGAGCAGTTGGAAAATGAGGCTTAA